CACCATTCCTATCGCCGCTACCAGCAGAAAGAACAGTCCGACGAGCATGAACCCTATACCTATCAGAGACATTCTAGGAGCTCCCCCGTTCCTCCAAATATTTAGCGACCGCCAACGCTGCTACCAAATTCAGCAAGGCATAGCCGGTTGAAATGTCTACAAACATATCTACGCGACCGTAGACGGTGCCGATCACAACCAGTAAGATGATGGCTTTCGTGG
The sequence above is a segment of the Pseudomonadota bacterium genome. Coding sequences within it:
- a CDS encoding monovalent cation/H+ antiporter complex subunit F, encoding MTVFFQFLLCAVAVMIGVYLYRVLKGPTVFDRVLGLNGISTKAIILLVVIGTVYGRVDMFVDISTGYALLNLVAALAVAKYLEERGSS